TCAGGGAATATCCATAAATGCACGGTCACTTCATCGCGGTCATGATAAAGGTGCTTACACTGCATTTTAAAATCAATTTCATTTTCAGTTAAAATGGCACCAATGGTTTCTAAAATCACGCTAACTTCTTTATAGCGGCTTTTCATTGGTAACTTAAGATTAAAAATAGCTTCTTTAAACCAACCATTAATCGCCCAAGCTTCCATTAATTCAGCAACTCGGGCTGGCTTTTCAACCATATCACACACTAACCAATACACATTTTTACGCGGTGGCTCAAAACGAAAACCATCTGCACGGTAATGCTTCACCTGGCCTGTTTCCATCAACTTCGGATCCATTGGACCGTTATCTACCGCAGCCACCATCATCCCACGGCGAACTAATTGGTAAGTCCAACCGCCAGGACAAGCGCCTAAATCAACGGCATTTAACCCACTACGACAACGTGTTTCTTGTTCTTCTTTCGTTAAAAAGGCTCCAAACGCTTCATCTAGCTTAAGGCTTGAACGACTAGGCGCATCTGCAGCCATTCTTAATCGAGGAATACCCATAAAGTGTGGCGAACTATTGTGGCTTAACGAATAACCCGCATACGCTTTGCCTGGTCCGATAAAACACACATGAATAATAGGACGGCGGTCACTTTCAGCGTTAAGCAATGCGCCGCTCTTTTTTAAACCTTGACGTAACGGCACTGTCAATTTACGACAAAATGCAGATAATTCTTTTGCTTCATTGGTGTCAGGCGTTTCAACGCGTAGCTCACCACATTTTGACAGCGCGGCCAATGAAGCCACAATAGGCCCGACTCGATCTTGTTCAGGTAAATCACTCAACAACTCACCCGCGGCAAACATCTGACGCGCAAAAACTAATGAACTAAGCGCCAATTCCTTAACTAACGTATCGGCACCATTATCGTCAAAACATTGATAAATCACATAGGCATCGTTGATGTTGGTTTTAACAAAACCACCCACATTTAATTCTGTTGCCCGTTGTTGAATTTCTGCCGCACAGTCTTTTTCATAGCCTGAGCGACAAAATAGGAATAGGTTTTTCATTTGGAGCCTTAGCGTAAGGATATTCGCATAATAGCGAGACAATAATCTCGCTATTATACTCAAAAATGCTCAAGGTGGGAGAATTTAGCTATGGCATTATTCTGCTGATTTAGCATGCCAAATTGCCGCAGCAAATAACAACCACCCCACTAAGAAGCATAACCCGCCCATAGGCGTAATTGGGCCAATCCATTTAGCCCCCGTAAAGGCATAAAGGTATAACGAACCAGAAAACAATATTATCCCGGCAATAAAGCTATAAGCAGCCCAGTTGATCAACTTAGAGGGGATCCAATGAGCAGAAAAAGCCAATGCAATCAATCCAAAGGTATGATAAAACTGATAATCGACCCCGAGTTTAAAAATACTCACTAATTCCGGTGGTGCGATAGTTTTAAGCCCATGAGCAGCAAAAGCACCCAGTGCTACAGCCATAAAACCACTTAATGTGGCAAATAATAATAGACCTTTATTCATTTTACTTAACCTCATACAACATAAACCGACAATGCATCATACTATTGAAGCAAGCTGATTTTCGTGACTTAAACCATCACCATACTTATTAATGCAGGTATTAATAACTATGGTGACGTTAATAAAAATATCAGCATAATAGTCACCACATATGCGTAAAACATCGCGTTACAGCATTAACCTAATCGGGTAATAAACTGACGAATATTCTCAATGGCATGATTAAGATTGCCCTCAAGGGTATAACCAGACGATTTTCGCGGTTGTAAACTATGGTCACCATCACCAATCCAACAGACTTCTGCATGTTCACCCAAAGCCCAATTGGGTACTTGTTGAAGGTCGCCAAATTTATCGCGTTCACCTTGAACAATCAGCATCGGAATGGAATTGTGCTGAATAGGCGCAAGTCGTGGCTCTCCACCTTTGAGGGGAATAAATGGGTAGCCCAAACACACAATTGCACTAATTTTATTGGCAACATCGGTAATAAGGGGCTGTTGTAGTTGATGGTCTGAACTGGTCAATATCGCCGACATGCGACCGCCCATTGACTTACCCATTAAGATTATCCGCTGACAATTGATAAGACCAAGAGCCATTTTTTGTTGAATATCAAGCAGCACCTGTTCATAGTGCGCAAGTAATTTAGGCGCACGGTCAGGCGGACGACGTTTACCATCTTGCATATTGGCTTGCATATACAAGAAATTAAATCGGTACACTTGATAGCCTTGAGCGATTAACTTATCGGTCATCGAAGTCATATATTGATGATGCATATTCGCACCAGCACCATGAGCAAAAACAATCAAGGTGTCACTTTTAGAACCGTGCAAAAGAAAGTCTTCAGCTAATACTGGCGTATTATCCGGTAAGTAACTCACTACGCGACTCCTCGGCAAACATATCGACCATCCACTCTCTAAAAGCTGAAATTTTACCAATCTCAGAATGGTTTTGCTGACACACTAAATAATAAGCATCTTTGCTCACCAGCACCTCAGAAAACGGACACACTAAGCGCCCTGCTTTGATATCGGGTCTTGCTAGTACGCTATATCCTAATGCCACACCTTGACCATGTGCAGCAGCTTGCAGCACTAATGAAGAATGGCTAAATATCGGCCCTTGATTGACATTGATGTCAGTGACGCCACATTGCCTAAACCATGCCTGCCAATCTTGGCGACTGGAATCATGTAATAGGGTATGGAGCTTTAAATCACTCGGTTGAATTAATGGCTTAGGGCCGTTAAGTAATAATGGTGAGCATACTGGAATCAGCACTTCATTACGCAGTTTATCCGCACGTAGTCCAGGCCAGTTACCTTGACCGTAATAAATCGCCACATCGACATCATCGGTTAACGAACTGGCATCACTGTCTACCGCTTTAATACGCACATCAATATCAGGATTTTTTTCGCTAAACTTAGCTAAACGAGGCACTAACCATTGAATAGCAAAACTCGGAGACATACTCACCGTTAACGATCCTACCGCGCTTCGGGCAAGCAGGCGATTAGTTGCCTCGCCGAGTTCAATAAAAATGTCTTTAATGTCCAGAAAATAGCTTTGGCCTTCTTCTGTTAACAATAATGATCTATTTTTACGTCTAAACAGTTTTAGCCCTAAAAAATCTTCTAATGCTTTAATTTGATGACTCACCGCAGCCTGAGTGACAAACAACTCTTCTGCGGCGCGGGTAAAGCTCAAATGTCGTGCTGCAGCTTCAAATGCTTTAACTGCATTCAAAGGAGGTAATCGTCTAGACATAGTGATCAATCTCTCGTTTTTTAATTAGTTTTTCTAATGATTATCGTTATTTTTTGTCGTTTGTAAAGAACACTGTGTTTGGTTAAATTAGCATCATTGAAAATACAGTTGGACAATCTCTACGATGTTACTGGGATAGTCCGGCAAATGTGACTTATTAGCCTGGAGGCTCATCCCCTATGTTCAACCTAAACACTATTTTTGCAGTCGCACTATTATCTATATTGGGTTTATCTTCTGCTCAAGCGACTGAACTAGAACCTATCGATATGATCGATTTACATGCTGAATTATCACAAAGCATTGAAGCGATGCAAATTGATATCAATAATGATGTTAACAGCATTTTAATTGCTGACAATGATGAACAACAAAAAACTTCAGAAGTGGTTCAAGCTAACTAGAGCTAGCTCATCTTAAGCACGTTACTGAGACAATAAAAAACCGCATTAAATGCGGTTTTTTATTGTCTGTGATTCATCTCACTCAAAGCGTATTACTGTTTAAGCTCACTGCCACAACTAACACTAACGTGGATAAATCCCTAAAAATAGACCAAAGTCACGACACCGCAAAGACGGTGTCGTTTCGACGGCTTAAGGGCGATACACTTTAACGTTAGTATAGCCCTTTTCAACAAGATATAAGGCTTGCAGCTTACTCATTACGCCACGATCGCAATATAACAAATACGTTTTAGACTTATCTAAATCGGCAAATTGGGTGGCTAACTTAAAGAATGGAATCGCTTTAACCATTACATTATCAATTAATAATGGGCTACGTTCTTCTTCTTCAGGTGCACGAACATCAATAATTATTTCGCCAGAAGCGACATCGTTAACCGTTTCGGTCTCGGTCACTTGTTGGTTCATTTCAGCTTCAATATCGCGAATATCCATTACCACTGCAGATGCAACCACACGGTCGATTAAATCTTCAGAGAATTTAAGCTCTTCGGCTTCAACCTTCGATAATACCGCTTTAACCGTAGGTTTTTGTGAAATAACACCACAATACTCGGGAATAGATTTAGCAAAATCTTCAGTGCCAATAATACGGCTCTGATTAATAATATCTTGTTTGTCCATTGCGATAAGCGGGCGTAAAATCAATAAATCGGTGCTGCGATCGATAACATTTAGATTCGTCAGTGTTTGGCTAGATACTTGACCTAAGCTCTCACCTGTCACTAGTGCTTGAATACCGTATTTGTCAGCAATACGTGTTGCTGCTCGCATCATTACACGCTTAAGTACCACCCCCATCTGACCGTTATCAATACGCTCTAAAATCTCTTCAACTACAGGCTCAAATGGCACCGACACAAAACGTACTTTGTGAGACTCACCGTACTTCTTCCATAGATGGTAAGCGACTTGCTTAACGCCAATTTCGTGCTGAGCGCCACCTAAATTAAAGAAACAGTAATGGGTACGAGCGCCTTTTTTAATAAACTGAAAACTCGACACACCAGAATCGAAACCGCCCGAAATAAGCGACAACACATCTTCTTGGGTCGCCATCGGAAAACCACCCAAACCTTGAATACGACGCTCAACCATGTAAAGCTTATCTTGATTGATTTCAAGATTAACGGTCACGTCAGGGTCTTTAAGTTTTACCCCTAGCGCCTCAGTGTGTTGATTTAATCCGCCACCGACATAACGCTCAACATCAATTGAATTAAAGTCGTGATTACCAGAACGTTTTACGCGGACACAAAAAGTTTTACCGGCAATTTCATCGCGGTACTTTGGTAAAGCTTGCTGATAAATATGATCGATTGAATCAAAAGTATACTCACTCACTTGCACCACGTGAGCAATACCTGGAATACACGCTAGTCGCTCTGCAAAAACATCACATAACTGCGGTTTATCGCTCGGTACTTGCACGATGATACGATCGTATAAGCGTTGTACTTTTGCACCTTCATCCACATTTTTAAGCACATTACGTATATTAGTTTCAAGCATTTTGGTAAAGCGCATTCTTACCGACTTGCTCTTCATCATAATTTCAGGGTACAGCTTTACAATAAACTTCATGGGGCGTCCACAGGTGTCACCATCAAATAGCACTACACTCGGTTTTGCTAAATAAAAAAGACAGTAATACCTTGATAATAAATTAAAAAAACAGCACAGCTCTATTTTCTAGATGTGTATATAATCCAGTCGATAGCATAACGTATGCAATAATTCGTCGATTATACCAAATGATGCCTATTAACCAAACATATTCACTTTTTTATCTGTTATTTGTTAGTAAAAGCGCTGTAAGGCACATTTATAAAACAAAAAAGCGCAATCTCTTTAACTTGTAGAGATTGCGCTTATCTTTTGATGGCAAACTATTGAGTTACAATTATTTCATTCGACTCTTTCGCTTTGCCTTGTTCGATAGAGATTTCTACCCGGCGGTTTCGAGCCTGATTTTCAATAGAATCATTGGCGATTAATGGTCGATTAGACGCCTCGCCAACCACTTTCATCCTTGATTCATCAAAACCAGAAACTCTTCTTAATTCATGAGCCACAGCCACAGCTCGTTGGCTTGATAGTTCCCAGTTTGAACTGTAAAGCTCATTATTGATATCAGCACCATCAGTGTGACCCGACACCGTAATTATCCCAGGGACATCTTTTAATAATTCACCAATTGAGCGCACAATAGGTTTGAACTTAGGTTGTAAAAAGCCTGAGCCCGAAGCAAAAGAGCCCTTCTCACGGATACGGATAATAATTTGTTGGCCTAAAGATTCAATTTCAATGGCGCCATCGACAATTTCTTCATTGAGTTTTTCAGCCATTTTTTTAACTTGATCATTAATGTTTTCTTGCGAAGAGGCAGCGTCTTTTTTAACGGCTTCAGCTTCTTGTTGCGCTGTTGCGGCTGCATTGCCACCGCGTTGCTCACCATTCTGTTTTTGAGTCCCACCCGCGCTGTCTTCTTCACCCGCCTGATATTCTATCGTCGGTTGAGTCATTTCATTGGTTTGTTGATTAATGATCTCTATTGGGGTGGGATCGGGGCGACCTGGGCGGAATTCAAGCGCAATAACAGATGTCCCCTTAGGAATGTCTTTTACTTCAACTTTGTTTTGTACCCCGAATGCATACTTCATTGAACCAGCGATTTGTTTAAACTTCATCACGTCCATTTCAGAGAACGCTAACAACAACACGAAGAAACACATCAGCAACGACATTAAGTCTGCGAATGTGGCAAGCCACATAGGGGCGCCAGCGGGTGGACAATCACACTTGGCCTTAGCCATGAGTTACTCTCCGTCCGTTGTATCGATTTTTCGCACACTTTCAGCCAAATAGTTCTTCAAAAAGCCTTCAATAACCCGTGGATTCTGTCCATCTTGAATCGCTAATACTGCATCCATAATTAAATTACGATTAAGCAATTCTTCGTTCATTCGTAATGATAATTTATCCGCCATCGGGATGGCGATCATGTTGGCAATTACCGCGCCGTAAAGAGTCGTTAACAATGCCACTGCCATTGAAGGTCCAATAGACTTTGGATCGTCCATGTTAGATAGCATCGCCACTAAACCAACTAAAGTACCAATCATGCCCATTGCAGGTGCCACATCGCCCATGGCTTTAAAAATACCCACCCCTGTTTTGTGGCGTTCTTCAGTTAATGCGATGTCTTTTTCTAATGCGTTGCGCACCACATCACCGTCATGGCCATCAACTAACATATCAACGGCTTTTTGCATAAAGGTGTTGGTAATAACCGCTTCTTCTAATGCTAAAAAACCGCCTTTACGGGCAGCATCAGCCATGGTGACAGCTTGTTCTATCAAGTCTTCAGGTTTATCTAATTTAAACATGAAGGCTTTCATACCAATCTTTATTGAACCTAAAAATTGCTTTAGGTTAAATTTCATCATCACCACAAATAAAGAGCCTGCCACAACAATCAAAATTGACGGTACATCGATAAATAATCCGATACCACCACTGGTGATCATCGCACCAATAATAAATGCAAAAGCACCGATAATACCTATTAGGGTAGCTAAATCCACAACCTCTCCTCAATCGCAGTCATTATGCTGCTTATTTGTGCTACTTTCATCGTGCTGTTAGCGCACGTTATATGACCCGAATAATCCGACAGCATTTTGTGTTAATAACAACGCCCATCGTTATGTATTACAGCAAAAGTTTCAATACTATTTTTGCTAGCAAATTTAAATCATGACTTGTTATCGGACAAACTTGGCTCAAGTTTAGCTTGTTTTTGTACATTCTAAACAAAATTCAATAACAAAGCGTGCTGTTGAGCAAATAACCAGCGACTGTATTTGACCGATACGCTGGGCTGATATACCTTGTCACACGCTGAATGAAAGGAATATTACTCGTGGCTAAAAAACCTGAAAATCTCAGTTTTGAACAATCATTAACTGAACTTGAAACCATTGTTGCTCATTTGGAGCAAGGTGAAGTGTCGCTGGATGATGCACTTAAGCAGTTTGAGCGTGGCATTAAGTTAGTACGTCAAAGCCAAGCAAAACTTGAGCAAGCACAGCAAAAAGTCTCTATCTTATTAAATGAAGATGATGCCGAATTAGCGTCGTTCACTGTAGAAAGTGAATAATCGTCAACATAGTGTGTATTAAATAATAGGTCTTGATACGTGTTAGCTGAAGCAATAACAACATACCAAAATCGCGTTAATGGTATTCTTAACCAACATTTAACGCTGCTCGATGACGCTGCACCAGATTTAAAAGCAGCGATGCTCCATGGTGCGCTATTGGGTGGGAAACGCATAAGACCATTTTTGGTCTACAGTGTAGGTGACATGCTCGGTGTCAATATCAATGCACTTGATAAAGCCGCGGCTGCTATTGAGTGTATTCATGCCTATTCATTAATACACGATGACTTACCGGCAATGGATAACGATGCACTTCGTCGTGGCCAACCAACTGTTCATATTGCATTTGACGAAGCCACCGCGATTTTAGCCGGTGATGCGTTGCAAACATTGGCTTTTGAAATTATCACAGCCCCTTGTAATGACTTACATCCGAAGCAACAACTGGCGATGGTCAGAGTACTCGCAAAAGCTTCAGGGTATCAAGGTATGTGCGGTGGGCAGGCGATTGATCTGAGTGCAACAGATCACAGTATAAATTTAGACCGATTAACCGAATTACATAATAAAAAAACCGGAGCGTTAATCAGTTGTGCGGTTGAGCTTGCCTTAATCGCTGCTGACGTACCCGATGAGCATTATAAATTAATGATGAAATATGCCCATACGCTTGGGCTAGCTTTTCAAGTGCAAGATGATATTTTAGATATTACTGCTAGCACCGAAGAGCTAGGCAAACCACAAGGCAGCGATCAGCAATCGAATAAAAGCACGTTCCCGAAACTATTGGGTCTCGATGGTGCCAAAGCCTGTGCAGAACAACTAATACAAGATGCACTATCAGCGCTGACTAAATTACCATACAATAGCCAGTTAATTGCAGACTTCGCCCACTACATTATTGAGCGAAGATTATAATAAAGAGTCAGACAATCTCGCTATGAGCTTCGATATTTCTAAATTTCCAGTACTAGCGAAAGCTAATACACCAGAAGAATTAAGGAAGTTACCTCAAGGTTTACTTCCTCAAGTGTCTGATGAACTCAGACAGTTCTTACTTCAGTCTGTTGCTATTTCTAGCGGACATTTTGCTTCTGGCTTAGGCACAGTTGAATTAACTGTGGCACTTCATTATGTCTACAATACCCCATTTGATCAGTTAGTTTGGGATGTAGGGCATCAAGCTTATCCACATAAAATCCTTACCGATCGTCGTGAACAGATGCATACCATTCGACAAAAGAATGGCTTACATCCTTTCCCATGGCGTGAAGAAAGCCCATACGATACGTTTAGCGTGGGTCACTCTGGCACCTCTGTTAGCGCCGCCTTAGGTATGGCGATTGCGGCAGGGAAAGAAGGTGCGGGTCGAAAAGTGGTTGCTGTAATTGGTGATGGCGCCATGACCGGGGGAATGGTGTTTGAAGCCTTAAATCATGCTGGCGACTTGCACAATGACATGCTCGTGGTACTGAATGACAATGAAATGTCGATTTCTGAAAATGTTGGCGCACTGAATAATCATTTGGCACAGCTGATGTCAGGTCGTTTTTATACCACCATTCGAGAAAACAGTAAAAAGGTCCTTAAAGGGATGCCGGTCATTAAAGAAATGGCTAAGCGTACTGAAGAGCACCTTAAAGGCATGGTGGTGCCTGCAACGTTATTTGAAGAACTAGGGTTTAATTATATTGGCCCAATAGATGGTCACGATGTTGATTCGCTCGTTGAAACAATGCGTAATATGCGTAACCTCAAAGGTCCACAGATACTGCATATCATGACCAAAAAAGGTCGTGGTTATGAGCCTGCTGAAAAAGATCCTATCGGCTGGCACGCGGTGCCTAAATTTGATCCCAGCCAGTTTAAGAAACCGACAACGAAACCAGGTTTGCCTACGTTTTCACAAGTATTTGGTAAATGGTTATGCGACATGGCTGCCACAGACGACAAGTTAGTCGCTATTACGCCCGCTATGCGCGAAGGCTCTGGCATGGTTGAGTTTTCGCAACGATTCCCAAGCCAATATTTTGATGCTGCCATTGCTGAACAACATGCAGTCACCTTATCCGCAGGGTTTGCCTGTGCAGGTCTAAAGCCTGTGGTTGCTATTTACTCGACTTTTTTACAGCGCGGATACGATCAACTTATCCACGATGTGGCTTTGCAACGTTTACCAGTATTATTCGCTATTGACCGTGGTGGTATTGTTGGTGCAGATGGCCCAACTCATCAAGGGGCATTCGATTTAAGCTTTATGCGTTGTATTCCTAATATGATCATTATGGCGCCATCAGATGAAAACGAATGCCGTCAAATGCTCTATACAGGTTATTGCTATCAAGATGGGCCGACTGCGGTACGTTACCCTCGAGGGTTTGCGACTGGGGCTGAACAAGTTGAGGCCATGACATTAATACCGATAGGTAAAGGGGTATTAACCCGTCAAGGTCAAAAAATTGCCATTGTTAACTTTGGTACCACACTTGAAGCTGCTACCTATGCTGCTGAAAAACTGGATGCTACCATTGCCGATATGCGCTTTGTTAAGCCACTAGATTTAGCCTTGCTTGAACAACTTGCCAATAGCCATGATGTTATCGTTACCGTTGAAGAAAATGCGATTATGGGTGGTGCGGGTTCTGGAGTGATTGAAGCATTACACAAAATGCGGATCGTGAAACCTGTGTTACAGATTGGTTTGCCTGATGAATTTATTCAACACGGCGCACCTGATGAAATCATCACGGATCTTCAACTTGATGCTGAAGGTATTTTAGCGCAAATCCAAGCATTTATGGCTTAATATTCTACTGTTATTACTGGCAGAGGATCAAAAAAGGACTGAAAATTCAGTCCTTTTTTATGGCTCGCGTTCTAGTGATCATAGTGCACGTAACTATGATAAATAGCACTATAATAAATAGCACTATATGAATAGCACTATGTTGAAGATACTATAATGCTATTGGCTACAGCTCTAGTGTCAACAAGCGAGTATTATTGAGATTAACGTTATCGTTAAGCTTCAACATCCACACTGCCACCGCCTTGAGATACCATCACCATCGCA
The nucleotide sequence above comes from Shewanella sp. Arc9-LZ. Encoded proteins:
- the rlmM gene encoding 23S rRNA (cytidine(2498)-2'-O)-methyltransferase RlmM, which encodes MKNLFLFCRSGYEKDCAAEIQQRATELNVGGFVKTNINDAYVIYQCFDDNGADTLVKELALSSLVFARQMFAAGELLSDLPEQDRVGPIVASLAALSKCGELRVETPDTNEAKELSAFCRKLTVPLRQGLKKSGALLNAESDRRPIIHVCFIGPGKAYAGYSLSHNSSPHFMGIPRLRMAADAPSRSSLKLDEAFGAFLTKEEQETRCRSGLNAVDLGACPGGWTYQLVRRGMMVAAVDNGPMDPKLMETGQVKHYRADGFRFEPPRKNVYWLVCDMVEKPARVAELMEAWAINGWFKEAIFNLKLPMKSRYKEVSVILETIGAILTENEIDFKMQCKHLYHDRDEVTVHLWIFPEKGVSYA
- a CDS encoding DUF423 domain-containing protein; the encoded protein is MNKGLLLFATLSGFMAVALGAFAAHGLKTIAPPELVSIFKLGVDYQFYHTFGLIALAFSAHWIPSKLINWAAYSFIAGIILFSGSLYLYAFTGAKWIGPITPMGGLCFLVGWLLFAAAIWHAKSAE
- a CDS encoding alpha/beta family hydrolase, giving the protein MSYLPDNTPVLAEDFLLHGSKSDTLIVFAHGAGANMHHQYMTSMTDKLIAQGYQVYRFNFLYMQANMQDGKRRPPDRAPKLLAHYEQVLLDIQQKMALGLINCQRIILMGKSMGGRMSAILTSSDHQLQQPLITDVANKISAIVCLGYPFIPLKGGEPRLAPIQHNSIPMLIVQGERDKFGDLQQVPNWALGEHAEVCWIGDGDHSLQPRKSSGYTLEGNLNHAIENIRQFITRLG
- a CDS encoding transcriptional regulator GcvA — translated: MSRRLPPLNAVKAFEAAARHLSFTRAAEELFVTQAAVSHQIKALEDFLGLKLFRRKNRSLLLTEEGQSYFLDIKDIFIELGEATNRLLARSAVGSLTVSMSPSFAIQWLVPRLAKFSEKNPDIDVRIKAVDSDASSLTDDVDVAIYYGQGNWPGLRADKLRNEVLIPVCSPLLLNGPKPLIQPSDLKLHTLLHDSSRQDWQAWFRQCGVTDINVNQGPIFSHSSLVLQAAAHGQGVALGYSVLARPDIKAGRLVCPFSEVLVSKDAYYLVCQQNHSEIGKISAFREWMVDMFAEESRSELLTG
- the thiI gene encoding tRNA uracil 4-sulfurtransferase ThiI, whose product is MKFIVKLYPEIMMKSKSVRMRFTKMLETNIRNVLKNVDEGAKVQRLYDRIIVQVPSDKPQLCDVFAERLACIPGIAHVVQVSEYTFDSIDHIYQQALPKYRDEIAGKTFCVRVKRSGNHDFNSIDVERYVGGGLNQHTEALGVKLKDPDVTVNLEINQDKLYMVERRIQGLGGFPMATQEDVLSLISGGFDSGVSSFQFIKKGARTHYCFFNLGGAQHEIGVKQVAYHLWKKYGESHKVRFVSVPFEPVVEEILERIDNGQMGVVLKRVMMRAATRIADKYGIQALVTGESLGQVSSQTLTNLNVIDRSTDLLILRPLIAMDKQDIINQSRIIGTEDFAKSIPEYCGVISQKPTVKAVLSKVEAEELKFSEDLIDRVVASAVVMDIRDIEAEMNQQVTETETVNDVASGEIIIDVRAPEEEERSPLLIDNVMVKAIPFFKLATQFADLDKSKTYLLYCDRGVMSKLQALYLVEKGYTNVKVYRP
- a CDS encoding flagellar motor protein MotB, whose translation is MAKAKCDCPPAGAPMWLATFADLMSLLMCFFVLLLAFSEMDVMKFKQIAGSMKYAFGVQNKVEVKDIPKGTSVIALEFRPGRPDPTPIEIINQQTNEMTQPTIEYQAGEEDSAGGTQKQNGEQRGGNAAATAQQEAEAVKKDAASSQENINDQVKKMAEKLNEEIVDGAIEIESLGQQIIIRIREKGSFASGSGFLQPKFKPIVRSIGELLKDVPGIITVSGHTDGADINNELYSSNWELSSQRAVAVAHELRRVSGFDESRMKVVGEASNRPLIANDSIENQARNRRVEISIEQGKAKESNEIIVTQ
- the pomA gene encoding flagellar motor protein PomA, which gives rise to MDLATLIGIIGAFAFIIGAMITSGGIGLFIDVPSILIVVAGSLFVVMMKFNLKQFLGSIKIGMKAFMFKLDKPEDLIEQAVTMADAARKGGFLALEEAVITNTFMQKAVDMLVDGHDGDVVRNALEKDIALTEERHKTGVGIFKAMGDVAPAMGMIGTLVGLVAMLSNMDDPKSIGPSMAVALLTTLYGAVIANMIAIPMADKLSLRMNEELLNRNLIMDAVLAIQDGQNPRVIEGFLKNYLAESVRKIDTTDGE
- the xseB gene encoding exodeoxyribonuclease VII small subunit; its protein translation is MAKKPENLSFEQSLTELETIVAHLEQGEVSLDDALKQFERGIKLVRQSQAKLEQAQQKVSILLNEDDAELASFTVESE
- the ispA gene encoding (2E,6E)-farnesyl diphosphate synthase; its protein translation is MLAEAITTYQNRVNGILNQHLTLLDDAAPDLKAAMLHGALLGGKRIRPFLVYSVGDMLGVNINALDKAAAAIECIHAYSLIHDDLPAMDNDALRRGQPTVHIAFDEATAILAGDALQTLAFEIITAPCNDLHPKQQLAMVRVLAKASGYQGMCGGQAIDLSATDHSINLDRLTELHNKKTGALISCAVELALIAADVPDEHYKLMMKYAHTLGLAFQVQDDILDITASTEELGKPQGSDQQSNKSTFPKLLGLDGAKACAEQLIQDALSALTKLPYNSQLIADFAHYIIERRL
- the dxs gene encoding 1-deoxy-D-xylulose-5-phosphate synthase, translating into MSFDISKFPVLAKANTPEELRKLPQGLLPQVSDELRQFLLQSVAISSGHFASGLGTVELTVALHYVYNTPFDQLVWDVGHQAYPHKILTDRREQMHTIRQKNGLHPFPWREESPYDTFSVGHSGTSVSAALGMAIAAGKEGAGRKVVAVIGDGAMTGGMVFEALNHAGDLHNDMLVVLNDNEMSISENVGALNNHLAQLMSGRFYTTIRENSKKVLKGMPVIKEMAKRTEEHLKGMVVPATLFEELGFNYIGPIDGHDVDSLVETMRNMRNLKGPQILHIMTKKGRGYEPAEKDPIGWHAVPKFDPSQFKKPTTKPGLPTFSQVFGKWLCDMAATDDKLVAITPAMREGSGMVEFSQRFPSQYFDAAIAEQHAVTLSAGFACAGLKPVVAIYSTFLQRGYDQLIHDVALQRLPVLFAIDRGGIVGADGPTHQGAFDLSFMRCIPNMIIMAPSDENECRQMLYTGYCYQDGPTAVRYPRGFATGAEQVEAMTLIPIGKGVLTRQGQKIAIVNFGTTLEAATYAAEKLDATIADMRFVKPLDLALLEQLANSHDVIVTVEENAIMGGAGSGVIEALHKMRIVKPVLQIGLPDEFIQHGAPDEIITDLQLDAEGILAQIQAFMA